Proteins encoded by one window of Arabidopsis thaliana chromosome 2, partial sequence:
- the SOT12 gene encoding sulfotransferase 12 (sulphotransferase 12 (SOT12); CONTAINS InterPro DOMAIN/s: Sulfotransferase domain (InterPro:IPR000863); BEST Arabidopsis thaliana protein match is: P-loop containing nucleoside triphosphate hydrolases superfamily protein (TAIR:AT2G03770.1); Has 2910 Blast hits to 2872 proteins in 198 species: Archae - 0; Bacteria - 232; Metazoa - 1693; Fungi - 1; Plants - 543; Viruses - 0; Other Eukaryotes - 441 (source: NCBI BLink).), with product MSSSSSVPAYLGDEDLTQETRALISSLPKEKGWLVSEIYEFQGLWHTQAILQGILICQKRFEAKDSDIILVTNPKSGTTWLKALVFALLNRHKFPVSSSGNHPLLVTNPHLLVPFLEGVYYESPDFDFSSLPSPRLMNTHISHLSLPESVKSSSCKIVYCCRNPKDMFVSLWHFGKKLAPEETADYPIEKAVEAFCEGKFIGGPFWDHILEYWYASRENPNKVLFVTYEELKKQTEVEMKRIAEFLECGFIEEEEVREIVKLCSFESLSNLEVNKEGKLPNGIETKTFFRKGEIGGWRDTLSESLAEEIDRTIEEKFKGSGLKFSS from the coding sequence atgtcatcatcatcatcagttcCTGCTTACTTGGGAGATGAAGATCTGACACAAGAAACAAGAGCTctgatctcttctcttcctaaAGAGAAAGGTTGGTTAGTGAGTGAAATATATGAATTCCAAGGACTTTGGCACACACAAGCTATTTTACAAGGAATCTTGATCTGCCAAAAACGCTTTGAAGCTAAAGATTCCGACATTATCCTCGTCACTAATCCTAAATCAGGTACCACTTGGTTAAAAGCTCTTGTCTTTGCTCTCCTTAACCGACACAAGTttccagtttcttcttctggtaaCCATCCTCTTCTGGTCACCAATCCACACCTTCTTGTGCCCTTCTTGGAAGGAGTTTACTACGAGTCCCCAGATTTCGATTTCTCCAGTTTGCCTTCTCCAAGACTGATGAACACGCACATATCGCATCTTTCGCTCCCCGAGTCTGTTAAGAGCTCGTCTTGTAAGATTGTGTATTGTTGTAGGAACCCTAAGGACATGTTTGTGTCCTTATGGCATTTTGGGAAAAAGCTAGCTCCTGAGGAAACCGCGGATTATCCTATCGAAAAAGCGGTTGAAGCGTTTTGTGAAGGGAAGTTTATAGGTGGACCCTTTTGGGATCATATATTGGAGTACTGGTATGCAAGCCGCGAGAATCCGAACAAGGTCTTGTTTGTTACTTACGAggagctaaagaagcagacCGAAGTTGAGATGAAGCGGATCGCGGAGTTCTTGGAATGTGGCtttattgaagaagaagaagtgagagaGATTGTGAAGTTGTGTAGCTTTGAGAGTTTAAGTAATTTGGAAGTTAACAAAGAAGGGAAATTGCCAAATGGAATAGAGACTAAAACTTTCTTTAGAAAAGGAGAGATTGGAGGATGGAGAGATACTTTGAGTGAGTCATTGGCAGAGGAAATTGATAGAACCATTGAAGAGAAGTTTAAAGGTTCTGGtcttaaattttcttcttga
- a CDS encoding P-loop containing nucleoside triphosphate hydrolases superfamily protein (P-loop containing nucleoside triphosphate hydrolases superfamily protein; FUNCTIONS IN: sulfotransferase activity; CONTAINS InterPro DOMAIN/s: Sulfotransferase domain (InterPro:IPR000863); BEST Arabidopsis thaliana protein match is: sulphotransferase 12 (TAIR:AT2G03760.1); Has 2856 Blast hits to 2814 proteins in 190 species: Archae - 0; Bacteria - 223; Metazoa - 1695; Fungi - 1; Plants - 540; Viruses - 0; Other Eukaryotes - 397 (source: NCBI BLink).) — protein MTKSETTLSKLLVESELVQECEELLSSLPRDRSVFAEYLYQYQGFWYPPNLLEGVLYSQKHFQARDSDIVLASIPKSGTTWLKSLVFALIHRQEFQTPLVSHPLLDNNPHTLVTFIEGFHLHTQDTSPRIFSTHIPVGSLPESVKDSSCKVVYCCRNPKDAFVSLWHFMKNLIVKEMVGCTMEEMVRFFCRGSSIYGPFWDHVLQYWKESRENPKKVMFVMYEEMREQPQEWVMRIAEFLGYSFTEEEIENGVLEDIIKLCSLENLSKLEVNEKGKLLNGMETKAFFRKGEIGGWRDTLTPLLAEEIDKTTKEKLIGSDFRFFC, from the coding sequence ATGACAAAATCCGAAACCACTCTTTCGAAGTTATTGGTAGAATCTGAGTTAGTCCAAGAATGCGAGGAGTTGCTGTCTTCTCTTCCGAGAGACAGAAGCGTTTTTGCAGAGTATCTCTATCAATACCAGGGATTTTGGTATCCACCAAATCTTTTAGAAGGTGTTCTATATAGCCAGAAGCATTTTCAGGCCAGAGATTCAGACATCGTCCTTGCAAGCATTCCTAAGTCAGGTACAACTTGGTTGAAATCACTTGTCTTTGCTTTGATTCATAGGCAAGAATTCCAAACCCCTCTAGTATCCCATCCTCTGCTCGATAACAACCCGCATACCCTCGTGACCTTTATCGAAGGTTTCCACCTTCACACTCAAGATACTTCTCCTAGGATCTTCTCTACACACATTCCTGTAGGGTCACTCCCTGAGTCAGTTAAGGACTCGTCCTGTAAAGTTGTGTATTGCTGCAGGAACCCGAAGGACGCGTTTGTCTCACTTTGGCATTTCATGaaaaatttgattgttaaGGAGATGGTTGGATGCACAATGGAGGAAATGGTGAGGTTTTTTTGCCGAGGGTCTAGTATATACGGACCCTTTTGGGATCATGTATTACAGTATTGGAAAGAAAGCCGAGAAAACCCGAAAAAGGTTATGTTTGTAATGTATGAAGAGATGAGAGAGCAGCCTCAGGAGTGGGTGATGCGGATCGCCGAGTTCTTGGGATATTCTTttacagaagaagagatagagaatgGAGTATTGGAAGATATCATAAAGCTGTGTAGTCTTGAGAATCTGAGTAAATTGGAGGTTAATGAGAAGGGTAAGTTACTGAATGGAATGGAGACTAAGGCATTTTTTAGGAAAGGAGAGATTGGTGGATGGAGAGATACTTTAACTCCTTTGTTAGCAGAGGAAATTGATAAAACCACTAAGGAGAAACTAATTGGTTCTGATTTTAGATTCTTTTGCTAA
- a CDS encoding Translin family protein (Translin family protein; FUNCTIONS IN: sequence-specific DNA binding, DNA binding; INVOLVED IN: biological_process unknown; EXPRESSED IN: 22 plant structures; EXPRESSED DURING: 13 growth stages; CONTAINS InterPro DOMAIN/s: Translin, C-terminal (InterPro:IPR016069), Translin (InterPro:IPR002848), Translin, N-terminal (InterPro:IPR016068); Has 561 Blast hits to 561 proteins in 195 species: Archae - 92; Bacteria - 2; Metazoa - 209; Fungi - 153; Plants - 36; Viruses - 0; Other Eukaryotes - 69 (source: NCBI BLink).), protein MLSCSSSAFQRVAFMLMAPKLKPQRLHQIAESGVEHLVKKARTMSTESSMKDAFSTYADYLNNFNEKRERVVKVSRDITMNSKKVIFQVHRLSKDNKEEVLEKAGKDLEAVRDQHFARLMKELQGTDFWKLRRAYSPGVQEYVEAATFYKFCLSGTLCTLDEINTTLVPLSDPSLEPLQINILDYILGLADLTGELMRMAIGRISDGEIEFAQRICQFVRQIHRELMLVVPKMDDSYDMKSKMEVMLQSVIKIENACFSVHVRGLEYIPLLGDNAPTSYLLGAADVE, encoded by the exons ATGTTGAGTTGTTCTTCATCGGCGTTCCAAAGAGTAGCCTTTATGCTTATGGCTCCCAAATTAAAACCTCAGAGACTCCATCAAA TTGCAGAGAGTGGTGTTGAACATTTGGTTAAGAAAGCTAGGACGATGAGTACTGAATCCTCAATGAAAGATGCTTTCTCTACTTACGCTGATTATCTCAATAACTTC AATGAGAAGCGAGAAAGAGTGGTGAAGGTAAGTCGTGATATCACAATGAACAGCAAAAAAGTTATCTTTCAGGTTCACAG GCTCAGTAAAGACAACAAAGAGGAGGTATTGGAGAAAGCAGGGAAGGATTTAGAAGCAGTGAGGGATCAACATTTTGCCCGGCTAATGAAAGAGCTTCAAGGGACTGATTTTTGGAAGCTGAGACGTGCTTATTCCCCAGGG GTGCAGGAATATGTTGAAGCTGCAACGTTTTATAAGTTCTGTTTGTCTGGGACGCTATGTACTCTCGATGAGATTAACACAACGCTTGTACCACTTAGTGACCCTTCTTTAGAGCCGTTGCAGATCAATATCCTCGACTATATTCTTGGG CTTGCAGATTTGACGGGAGAGCTAATGCGGATGGCAATTGGTCGCATATCAGACGGTGAAATCGAATTCGCGCAGAGGATTTGTCAGTTTGTTCGACAGATTCATAGGGAACTAATGCTAGTTGTGCCAAAGATGGATGACAGTTATGACATGAAATCCAAGATGGAAGTGATGCTTCAAAGTGTGATCAAAATAGAGAACG cTTGCTTTAGCGTTCACGTGAGAGGATTAGAGTATATTCCACTGCTTGGAGATAATGCACCAACATCATACCTATTGGGAGCTGCTGATGTCGAATGA
- a CDS encoding Translin family protein, protein MSTESSMKDAFSTYADYLNNFNEKRERVVKVSRDITMNSKKVIFQVHRLSKDNKEEVLEKAGKDLEAVRDQHFARLMKELQGTDFWKLRRAYSPGVQEYVEAATFYKFCLSGTLCTLDEINTTLVPLSDPSLEPLQINILDYILGLADLTGELMRMAIGRISDGEIEFAQRICQFVRQIHRELMLVVPKMDDSYDMKSKMEVMLQSVIKIENACFSVHVRGLEYIPLLGDNAPTSYLLGAADVE, encoded by the exons ATGAGTACTGAATCCTCAATGAAAGATGCTTTCTCTACTTACGCTGATTATCTCAATAACTTC AATGAGAAGCGAGAAAGAGTGGTGAAGGTAAGTCGTGATATCACAATGAACAGCAAAAAAGTTATCTTTCAGGTTCACAG GCTCAGTAAAGACAACAAAGAGGAGGTATTGGAGAAAGCAGGGAAGGATTTAGAAGCAGTGAGGGATCAACATTTTGCCCGGCTAATGAAAGAGCTTCAAGGGACTGATTTTTGGAAGCTGAGACGTGCTTATTCCCCAGGG GTGCAGGAATATGTTGAAGCTGCAACGTTTTATAAGTTCTGTTTGTCTGGGACGCTATGTACTCTCGATGAGATTAACACAACGCTTGTACCACTTAGTGACCCTTCTTTAGAGCCGTTGCAGATCAATATCCTCGACTATATTCTTGGG CTTGCAGATTTGACGGGAGAGCTAATGCGGATGGCAATTGGTCGCATATCAGACGGTGAAATCGAATTCGCGCAGAGGATTTGTCAGTTTGTTCGACAGATTCATAGGGAACTAATGCTAGTTGTGCCAAAGATGGATGACAGTTATGACATGAAATCCAAGATGGAAGTGATGCTTCAAAGTGTGATCAAAATAGAGAACG cTTGCTTTAGCGTTCACGTGAGAGGATTAGAGTATATTCCACTGCTTGGAGATAATGCACCAACATCATACCTATTGGGAGCTGCTGATGTCGAATGA
- a CDS encoding Translin family protein: MLLYGRLSKDNKEEVLEKAGKDLEAVRDQHFARLMKELQGTDFWKLRRAYSPGVQEYVEAATFYKFCLSGTLCTLDEINTTLVPLSDPSLEPLQINILDYILGLADLTGELMRMAIGRISDGEIEFAQRICQFVRQIHRELMLVVPKMDDSYDMKSKMEVMLQSVIKIENACFSVHVRGLEYIPLLGDNAPTSYLLGAADVE, translated from the exons atgTTGTTATATGGCAGGCTCAGTAAAGACAACAAAGAGGAGGTATTGGAGAAAGCAGGGAAGGATTTAGAAGCAGTGAGGGATCAACATTTTGCCCGGCTAATGAAAGAGCTTCAAGGGACTGATTTTTGGAAGCTGAGACGTGCTTATTCCCCAGGG GTGCAGGAATATGTTGAAGCTGCAACGTTTTATAAGTTCTGTTTGTCTGGGACGCTATGTACTCTCGATGAGATTAACACAACGCTTGTACCACTTAGTGACCCTTCTTTAGAGCCGTTGCAGATCAATATCCTCGACTATATTCTTGGG CTTGCAGATTTGACGGGAGAGCTAATGCGGATGGCAATTGGTCGCATATCAGACGGTGAAATCGAATTCGCGCAGAGGATTTGTCAGTTTGTTCGACAGATTCATAGGGAACTAATGCTAGTTGTGCCAAAGATGGATGACAGTTATGACATGAAATCCAAGATGGAAGTGATGCTTCAAAGTGTGATCAAAATAGAGAACG cTTGCTTTAGCGTTCACGTGAGAGGATTAGAGTATATTCCACTGCTTGGAGATAATGCACCAACATCATACCTATTGGGAGCTGCTGATGTCGAATGA
- the GEK1 gene encoding D-aminoacyl-tRNA deacylase encodes MILKISGRNIIHFLHTHNNRLKANATHIQSLLNANNRVTVTTRKMVTLIVATTADPASINPAAALLAMPGWTAGPILPPDIKSFSNKQTRVIQHDRSIVKEDDLDLRWEEATGEVVDEVIFLSRHTAVSNRPALTVHPIGVLHLKDGESPPQGGKPGWAALPSTRIGPWFRLLKKMAEAHGLVPEFEITLEATHHGPITNKPTMFLEIGSTEEYWKRQDAAQVMALLMWEGLGLGGSEEVGKWKSETGKRKVLLGIGGGHYAPRHMDIALKDDIWVGHLLSGYSLPMEDPTQTKTTPGENYIGGNWRQSIKAAFEATKASFPGGEILAHLDHKSFKGWQKKAITEFLAEESINVGKPNDFT; translated from the exons atgattttgaaaataagCGGCCGAAACATTATACACTTCCTCCACACGCACAACAATAGACTCAAAGCAAACGCAACTCATATCCAATCGCTTTTAAACGCCAATAATCGCGTTACAGTAACAACTCGAAAAATGGTAACACTAATCGTGGCCACCACCGCCGATCCAGCGTCGATCAACCCTGCGGCGGCGCTTCTCGCCATGCCCGGTTGGACCGCCGGACCTATCTTACCGCCG GACATAAAGAGTTTTAGTAACAAGCAAACGAGAGTGATTCAACACGATAGATCTATAGTAAAAGAAGACGATCTCGATTTACGTTGGGAAGAAGCTACCGGTGAAGTTGTTGATGAAGTCATCTTCCTCAGCCGTCACACCGCCGTCTCAAATCGTCCTGCTTTAACTGTTCATCCGATTG GAGTGCTTCATCTAAAGGATGGAGAATCACCGCCGCAAGGAGGAAAGCCTGGATGGGCGGCGTTGCCAAGCACTAGAATTGGTCCATGGTTTCgtcttttgaagaaaatggcTGAAGCTCATGGTTTAGTTCCTGAGTTTGAG ATAACATTGGAAGCTACTCATCATGGACCAATAACTAACAAGCCAACGATGTTTTTGGAGATTG GTAGTACCGAGGAATACTGGAAGAGGCAAGACGCAGCTCAAGTCATGGCTCTT TTAATGTGGGAAGGTCTTGGGCTAGGAGGCAGTGAAGAAGTAGGGAAGTGGAAAAG TGAAACCGGAAAGAGGAAAGTTCTTTTAGGCATTGGAGGTGGACATTATGCTCCTCGTCACATGGATATAGCTTT GAAAGATGATATTTGGGTAGGCCATTTGCTTTCTGGATACTCATTACCGATGGAAGATCCaactcaaaccaaaacaacGCCTGGAGAGAATTACATTGGTGGAAATTGGAGACAATCAATTAAGGCAGCATTTGAAGCTACTAAAGCATCATTCCCCGGAGGCGAGATCTTGGCTCATCTTGACCACAA GAGCTTCAAAGGATGGCAAAAGAAGGCCATTACAGAGTTTTTAGCAGAAGAGAGCATCAATGTTGGGAAGCCAAACGATTTCACATGA
- the GEK1 gene encoding D-aminoacyl-tRNA deacylase (GEKO1 (GEK1); CONTAINS InterPro DOMAIN/s: Uncharacterised conserved protein UCP016210 (InterPro:IPR018033), D-aminoacyl-tRNA deacylase (InterPro:IPR007508); Has 35333 Blast hits to 34131 proteins in 2444 species: Archae - 798; Bacteria - 22429; Metazoa - 974; Fungi - 991; Plants - 531; Viruses - 0; Other Eukaryotes - 9610 (source: NCBI BLink).) has protein sequence MVTLIVATTADPASINPAAALLAMPGWTAGPILPPDIKSFSNKQTRVIQHDRSIVKEDDLDLRWEEATGEVVDEVIFLSRHTAVSNRPALTVHPIGVLHLKDGESPPQGGKPGWAALPSTRIGPWFRLLKKMAEAHGLVPEFEITLEATHHGPITNKPTMFLEIGSTEEYWKRQDAAQVMALLMWEGLGLGGSEEVGKWKSETGKRKVLLGIGGGHYAPRHMDIALKDDIWVGHLLSGYSLPMEDPTQTKTTPGENYIGGNWRQSIKAAFEATKASFPGGEILAHLDHKSFKGWQKKAITEFLAEESINVGKPNDFT, from the exons ATGGTAACACTAATCGTGGCCACCACCGCCGATCCAGCGTCGATCAACCCTGCGGCGGCGCTTCTCGCCATGCCCGGTTGGACCGCCGGACCTATCTTACCGCCG GACATAAAGAGTTTTAGTAACAAGCAAACGAGAGTGATTCAACACGATAGATCTATAGTAAAAGAAGACGATCTCGATTTACGTTGGGAAGAAGCTACCGGTGAAGTTGTTGATGAAGTCATCTTCCTCAGCCGTCACACCGCCGTCTCAAATCGTCCTGCTTTAACTGTTCATCCGATTG GAGTGCTTCATCTAAAGGATGGAGAATCACCGCCGCAAGGAGGAAAGCCTGGATGGGCGGCGTTGCCAAGCACTAGAATTGGTCCATGGTTTCgtcttttgaagaaaatggcTGAAGCTCATGGTTTAGTTCCTGAGTTTGAG ATAACATTGGAAGCTACTCATCATGGACCAATAACTAACAAGCCAACGATGTTTTTGGAGATTG GTAGTACCGAGGAATACTGGAAGAGGCAAGACGCAGCTCAAGTCATGGCTCTT TTAATGTGGGAAGGTCTTGGGCTAGGAGGCAGTGAAGAAGTAGGGAAGTGGAAAAG TGAAACCGGAAAGAGGAAAGTTCTTTTAGGCATTGGAGGTGGACATTATGCTCCTCGTCACATGGATATAGCTTT GAAAGATGATATTTGGGTAGGCCATTTGCTTTCTGGATACTCATTACCGATGGAAGATCCaactcaaaccaaaacaacGCCTGGAGAGAATTACATTGGTGGAAATTGGAGACAATCAATTAAGGCAGCATTTGAAGCTACTAAAGCATCATTCCCCGGAGGCGAGATCTTGGCTCATCTTGACCACAA GAGCTTCAAAGGATGGCAAAAGAAGGCCATTACAGAGTTTTTAGCAGAAGAGAGCATCAATGTTGGGAAGCCAAACGATTTCACATGA